In Amycolatopsis sp. FBCC-B4732, the genomic stretch TCTCGAAGCGGCTCTCGACGTAGGAGACGACCTGGTCGACGTTGAAGTGCCGCTCCGGCACCAGGATGACGCTCGCGCCGCCGGCGAGGCCGGAGTGCAGCGCGATCCAGCCGGCGTGGCGGCCCATGACCTCGACGACGAGGGCGCGGTGGTGCGACTCGGCGGTGGTGTGCAGCCGGTCGATCGCTTCGGTCGCGATGGAGACCGCGGTGTCGAAGCCGAAGGTGTAGTCGGTGGCGCCCAGGTCGTTGTCGATGGTCTTGGGCACGCCCACGACGCCGACGCCGTCGTCGGTCAGCCGCTTCGCGACACCGAGGGTGTCTTCGCCGCCGATCGCGATCAGCGCGTCGACGCCCTGGTCGGCCAGGACCTTCTTGATCTTGTCGACGCCGCCCTCGACCTTGTACGGGTTGGTGCGCGAGGACCGCAGGATGGTGCCGCCGCGGGTCAGGATGTCCTCGACGTCGTTGAGGCCGAGCGGACGGCTGTCCCCGGTGAGCGGGCCGTTCCAGCCGTTGCGGAAGCCCACGAAGTCCCAGCCGTGCACCTCGATGCCCTTACGCACCACACCGCGGATGACCGCGTTGAGCCCCGGGCAGTCGCCGCCGCCGGTCAGCACACCGACACGCATGAGAAGCCTCCGTCTGTTCTCTGGAGATGACAGTCACAGTTCGTCGTCCGCCAGCGTAGCGGCTCGCGTCTTGATCGGTGCAGGCCGTACCACCTGCCGAATCGGTCCGACTCCCGCCTGTGCTACCTTGGCGCCGTGCAGCGCTATTTCTGGTTTACGAAGCCGGCCCCGGGTGGGCACGGCGGCGTGAACCTGCGCTGACCACCACCCCGAGCCGGATCTCCAACCGGCTCGGCGAGTCCCCCGCGGGTCGGTGTCCACCAGGAAGGAACACCCCCGCCATGACGCTCTCGGCCGGCCCCGCCACCATCGGTGACCTCGACGCCGCGCGCACCACGTCGATCAGTCCGCTCATTTCGCCCGCCTTGCTGCGCGAAGACCATCCGGTCGACGCCGCCGTGGCCAAGGTCGTGCGCCAAGGGCGCGCCGAGACGGTCGACATCCTCGAGGGCCGCGACGACCGGCTGCTCGTCATCGTCGGCCCGTGCTCGGTCCACGACCCCGCGGCGGCCCTCGACTACGCCCGCCGGCTGGCCGCGAAGGCCGAGGAACTGCGCGGCGAGCTGCACATCGTGATGCGCGTGTACTTCGAGAAGCCGCGCACGACGCTGGGCTGGAAGGGCCTGATCAACGACCCGGACCTGGACGGCACGTTCGCCGTCAACAAAGGCCTGCGGCTGGCGCGCAAGCTGCTGCTCGACGTGTCCGCGCTCGGCCTGCCGGTCGGCTGCGAGTTCCTCGACCCGATCACGCCGCAGTTCATCGCCGACATCGTGACGTGGGGCTCGATCGGCGCGCGCACGGCGGCCAGCCAGGTGCACCGCCAGCTGTGCAGCGCGCTGTCGATGCCGGTGGGCATCAAGAACTCGACCGAGGGCGACGTCCAGGTGGCGATCGACGCGACCCGCGCGGCGGCGGCGAGCCACGTGTTCCCGGGCATCAACACCGACGGCCTCGCGGCCCTGCTGACGACGTCGGGCAACCCGGACTGCCACGTGATCCTCCGCGGCCACAACACGGGCCCGAACTACGACGCGGCGACGGTGACGGAGACGCTGGCCCGGCTGGCGAAGTCGGGCCTGCCGGAGCGCGTGATCATCGACGCTTCGCACGGCAACAGCGGCAAGGACCACGTCCGCCAGGGCGCGGTGGTGAGCGAGCTGGCGGCGCGGATTTCATCCGGCGAGCGCGGGATCTCCGGACTGATGATGGAGAGCTTCCTGGCGGGCGGCCGGCAGGACCTTTCGCTGGGGCACGCGGAGCAGCTGACGTACGGCCAGTCGATCACGGACGCGTGCCTGGCGTGGGACGACACGGCCCCGCTGCTGGACGAGCTGGCCGAGGCCGTGCGCGCGCGCCGCTGAGAGGTCCCCGGCCTGGGGGTCCCCCGGTTTTGACGTTACCGGGGAGCACCGACAATTCCGGGCCCCGTGGAGGCTGGTGGCGCGAACGGTCCGTTCGCGCCACTCGGGGATGTCCGGGAGTGCCGGTGGGGTCGCGAATGACTCATTGGGGACGTGCGTGGTCTCCGATGAGTCATTCGCGGCGTTCGTGAGGCGACCGCGCGGCCGAAGTGAGCGGGCCGGATCGAGCGAGTTGAGCCGGATCAGGCGAGCCTGGGGCGGGCCGGGCGAGCCTGGGGGCGAACCGGAGCGGGACTCGACCGAGCGCGGCCGAAAGCGAGCGCGGTTACGGCAGCCGGGACCCGAGCGGGCCGGGGGGCGGGCCGGGCTGGCGGGCCGGGCTGGCGGGCCGGGCTGGCGGGCCGGGCTGGCGGGCCGGGCTGGCGGGCCGGGCTGGCGGGCGGCCGAACGGGCCCGACCGGGCGGGCTGGGCGGGCCGACCGGCGGGCGGCCGAACGGGCCGGACCAACCGGGCGGGCTGCGCTGGCGGGGCGGGCGGGTCGGACCAACGAGCCGAACCGAAGCAGGGCGAGCGAGCCGTAACGGACCGGCCGAGCAGAGCGAATGCGGGGCCAGAGCAAAGCGAGCCCGTGCCCCTGCCAGGCGGTAAGGGACCAGACCCGGCTCGGCTGGGCCGGACCAGGCCGACCAATCCGAAGCCCGAGGCGGGTGCACCCCCGGGTGAGCCGGACCGGGCAGGGCGAGCCAAGGCCGGGCGCGGGCGGGGGCGGGGGCGGGGGCGGGGGCGGGCAAGGCGAGCCGAAGCCGGGCGGGGCGGGCAGAGGAGCCGAGCCGAAGCCAGGCTGGGCCGGGCCGGGCCGAAGCAGGCAGGCAAACAGGCCAAGGCGAGGG encodes the following:
- a CDS encoding 3-deoxy-7-phosphoheptulonate synthase: MTLSAGPATIGDLDAARTTSISPLISPALLREDHPVDAAVAKVVRQGRAETVDILEGRDDRLLVIVGPCSVHDPAAALDYARRLAAKAEELRGELHIVMRVYFEKPRTTLGWKGLINDPDLDGTFAVNKGLRLARKLLLDVSALGLPVGCEFLDPITPQFIADIVTWGSIGARTAASQVHRQLCSALSMPVGIKNSTEGDVQVAIDATRAAAASHVFPGINTDGLAALLTTSGNPDCHVILRGHNTGPNYDAATVTETLARLAKSGLPERVIIDASHGNSGKDHVRQGAVVSELAARISSGERGISGLMMESFLAGGRQDLSLGHAEQLTYGQSITDACLAWDDTAPLLDELAEAVRARR
- a CDS encoding 6-phosphofructokinase, with product MRVGVLTGGGDCPGLNAVIRGVVRKGIEVHGWDFVGFRNGWNGPLTGDSRPLGLNDVEDILTRGGTILRSSRTNPYKVEGGVDKIKKVLADQGVDALIAIGGEDTLGVAKRLTDDGVGVVGVPKTIDNDLGATDYTFGFDTAVSIATEAIDRLHTTAESHHRALVVEVMGRHAGWIALHSGLAGGASVILVPERHFNVDQVVSYVESRFEKEYAPIIVVAEGALPEGGEERLLTGEKDAFGHVRLGGIGTWLADEIAHRTGKESRAVVLGHVQRGGTPTAYDRVLATRFGLHAVDAVADGDFGVMVALKGTDIVRVKLSEATAELKTVPAERYQEAEVFFG